The following DNA comes from bacterium.
AGGTAATCTTATCAATATCGGACATACTTAACGAAAATACCGGGAAAGATAACTCCTGTAAAAAATATACCGAAGTAATAATCGAACAATCTCAAAAATTAAGCAACCTGATAGCCAATACGCTGAGTTTTTCAAGGTCTCCCGCATTGTTCAAATCTGAACAACAAATAAACACTCTTATTACAAAAACCGTATCTTCCTTAAAATATACTTTAAGTAAAAAAGAAATCAAGTTGGAAGTTAATTTAGCCGAAGATTTACCTATGATAATAGCTGATGGCTCAAAAGTCGAACAGGTTTTTTCAAATATACTCGTAAACGCCATTGACGCGGTTGAAAATAATGGTAAAATAAAAATCCGGTCTTCTTTTGACGGGAATAATATCGCAATAAAATTTATAGATAACGGCAAGGGGATATCTCCTGAAATCGAAAAAAATATATTTGAACCGTTTTTCACCACAAAAATAGATGGAACCGGAGTCGGGTTAACTTTATCAAAAAAAATAGTTGAAATGCACGGGGGGGTAATTAAAGTCTCGAGCAGTAAAGAAGACGGGACCTGTTTTGAAATAGTTTTGCCAAGAAAGGGTGTTTCTTA
Coding sequences within:
- a CDS encoding ATP-binding protein; this translates as VILSISDILNENTGKDNSCKKYTEVIIEQSQKLSNLIANTLSFSRSPALFKSEQQINTLITKTVSSLKYTLSKKEIKLEVNLAEDLPMIIADGSKVEQVFSNILVNAIDAVENNGKIKIRSSFDGNNIAIKFIDNGKGISPEIEKNIFEPFFTTKIDGTGVGLTLSKKIVEMHGGVIKVSSSKEDGTCFEIVLPRKGVS